From Vigna unguiculata cultivar IT97K-499-35 chromosome 5, ASM411807v1, whole genome shotgun sequence, the proteins below share one genomic window:
- the LOC114185409 gene encoding cyclin-U1-1, translated as MLTAGEYSNNHGRQLLPETTLSELNLPRVLFVLSSMLEKLVARNEKLVDVLNQQQNGLICGSVRLGNSLNTFHGVRAPSISIPKYLERIYKYTNCSPSCFVVGYVYIDRLTHRHPDSLVTSLNVHRLLVTSVMVASKMLDDEHYNNAVYARVGGVSNGELNKLELELLFLLDFRVVVSSGVFESYCFHLEKEMAVNGTGMKIERALTPKAMEDLEAEISVEDKHSPSPPQIVH; from the exons ATGTTAACAGCAGGTGAATACAGCAACAACCACGGTCGGCAGCTGCTGCCGGAAACAACCTTATCGGAACTGAACTTGCCCAGAGTTCTCTTTGTCCTGTCTTCCATGTTAGAGAAGCTGGTAGCTCGCAATGAAAAGCTTGTGGATGTCCTGAACCAGCAGCAAAATGGACTGATCTGTGGCTCAGTAAGACTCGGTAACAGCTTGAATACTTTCCATGGCGTAAGAGCACCAAGCATAAGCATACCCAAGTACTTGGAGAGGATATACAAGTACACTAACTGTAGCCCCTCGTGTTTTGTGGTTGGCTATGTGTACATAGACAGGCTCACACATAGACACCCTGATTCCCTTGTCACATCCTTGAATGTGCACAGGCTGCTAGTAACCAGTGTCATGGTCGCTTCCAAGATGCTCGATGATGA ACACTATAACAACGCCGTTTATGCTCGAGTAGGAGGAGTGAGCAATGGTGAATTGAACAAGCTTGAGTTAGAGCTACTCTTTCTGTTGGATTTTAGAGTTGTTGTAAGCTCTGGTGTATTTGAGAGCTACTGCTTTCACTTAGAGAAAGAAATGGCTGTGAATGGCACAGGCATGAAGATTGAAAGGGCATTGACACCAAAGGCCATGGAAGACCTTGAGGCTGAAATATCCGTTGAAGATAAACACAGCCCTTCCCCACCACAAATTGTACACTGA
- the LOC114185408 gene encoding SPX and EXS domain-containing protein 1-like, translating into MFGGAAVPANSTHLRKSGSRPVVYDLDEHEVENGVDEGLLHPVEAADSRGSLTAVGAATMMPSPALLWRFKVLLFLIWAFICCKIGWDSVMIMSADKRELFLYEAFLYFNPLLLAALMVWLWGINLWFFAQGGVNYAKIFDLDQNHLTHREIWKCATWMTIIVPTSMTAYIYLYSHGEVSYAASQPVLLYAAAILVLIFPFDIFYFSSRYFFLRTLGRIIFPLQAISFADFFLADILTSMAKVFSDLERSVCRMVHRQVATIAWLEADSVCGSHSVAIPFVLVLPYLFRLFQCLRQYKDTGEKTSLLNALKYSTAVPVIFLSALKYHVFPDKWTNFYRPLWLLSGVVNSSYSFYWDVNRDWDLGGFTRIFKFNKPHLFSHMLHGRRWVYFWVIGSNLILRCTWTYKLSAHLRHNYLTVFIIAALEIFRRFQWIFFRVENEWNKTNSKSHSHLSAKEIPSDEENLLHSINYSV; encoded by the exons ATGTTTGGAGGTGCTGCCGTTCCTGCTAATAGTACACACTTACGCAAGTCTGGGAGTAGACCAGTTGTTTATGATCTCG ATGAACACGAAGTGGAGAATGGCGTCGACGAAGGTTTATTGCATCCCGTGGAGGCAGCCGATTCAAGGGGTAGCCTGACAGCTGTGGGTGCTGCTACAATGATGCCATCACCAGCCTTGTTGTGGAGATTCAAG GTGCTATTGTTCCTCATTTGGGCCTTCATCTGTTGCAAG ATTGGATGGGATTCTGTAATGATAATGAGTGCAGACAAGCGGGAATTGTTCCTTTATGaagcttttttgtattttaaccCTCTTCTTCTAGCG GCTTTGATGGTTTGGCTGTGGGGAATCAACTTATGGTTTTTTGCTCAAGGCGGAGTCAATTATGCAAAAATATTTGATCTTGATCAAAATCATCTGACCCATAGAGAAATATGGAAG TGTGCTACATGGATGACAATTATTGTTCCAACCAGTATGACAGCATACATTTATCTTTATTCTCATGGAGAAGTCTCATATGCTGCATCACAACCA GTGCTCTTATATGCTGCCGCTATATTGGTTTTGATATTCCCCTTTGATATCTTTTACTTTTCATCTAGATATTTCTTCTTAAGGACACTTGGGAGAATAATTTTCCCATTACAG GCAATATCGTTCGCAGATTTTTTCTTGGCTGATATCTTAACTTCCATGGCAAAG GTGTTTTCTGATTTAGAGCGTTCAGTATGTAGAATGGTCCATCGACAG gttGCGACAATAGCTTGGTTGGAAGCTGATTCTGTTTGTGGCAGCCACTCTGTTGCAATCccttttgttcttgttttgCCTTATCTTTTCCGCTTATTCCAATGTCTCCGTCAGTACAAAGATACTGGAGAGAAAACTAGTCTTCTGAATG CTTTAAAATATTCGACTGCAGTTCCTGTGATTTTTCTCTCTGCCCTTAAGTATCACGTCTTCCCTGATAAGTGGACAAACTTTTATAGGCCTCTCTGGCTTCTGTCAGGTGTTGTGAACTCGTCATACTCCTTCTACTGGGATGTAAATCGAGATTGGGACCTAGG TGGCTTCACTCGAATATTCAAGTTTAACAAGCCACATCTGTTCTCTCATATGTTACATGGAAGGAGATGG gTTTACTTTTGGGTGATTGGAAGCAATTTGATTTTGCGTTGCACGTGGACATATAAGCTGTCTGCCCATCTTCGTCATAACTACCTCACGGTGTTCATAATTGCTGCTTTGGAGATTTTCCGCCGCTTCCAGTGGATATTCTTCCGTGTTGAAAATGAGTGGAACAAGACGAATTCCAAATCACACTCGCATCTCTCAGCCAAAGAAATCCCAAGCGATGAAGAGAACTTACTTCATTCCATTAACTACAGTGTATAG
- the LOC114183007 gene encoding zinc finger protein CONSTANS-LIKE 12 isoform X1, producing the protein MEPMCEFCWAVRAVVYCKSDSARLCLHCDGCVHSANSLSRRHSRSLLCDKCNSQPAMIRCMDHKLSSCQVCDWNPNDCSAVGHRRLTLNCYSGCPSLTEFSRMWSFVFEVSSSQGGWESVSTLPKSESCTSLEQPDHNGGSFGLVSEKLDEIESCVRYEPWMGQSHIIPSNPNYTPYGKEDGFFLAQDSNQPKPQECTDRGTGDGNVLSEGLNVDSGPINFESADEIFGCSQAATRYPLEDGGMDCLLMDKKLSVTESSSLIESALEASSSIQQDCVAFQSSRTGGSVSMLPVMNSNTNCALMNPSSTGNISLGFPQGQVHSSIPLQLGNIVGENSSTEYQDCGISAMFLPGEIPWESNLEGTCPQARDKAKMRYNEKKKTRTFGKQIRYASRKARADTRKRVKGRFVKAGEAYDYDPLVTREV; encoded by the exons ATGGAACCTATGTGTGAGTTTTGTTGGGCTGTGAGAGCTGTGGTATACTGCAAGTCAGATTCTGCTCGTCTCTGCTTGCATTGCGATGGTTGTGTGCACTCTGCAAATTCTCTGTCTCGCAGGCATTCGCGTTCTCTCCTTTGTGATAAGTGCAATTCCCAGCCAGCAATGATAAGATGCATGGATCATAAGTTGTCCTCGTGTCAAGTTTGTGACTGGAACCCGAATGATTGTTCTGCAGTGGGACATAGGCGTCTCACACTGAATTGTTACTCTGGTTGTCCTTCTTTGACTGAGTTTTCTAGGATGTGGTCCTTTGTTTTTGAAGTTAGTTCTTCACAAGGTGGTTGGGAATCTGTTAGCACTTTGCCAAAAAGTGAGAGCTGCACTAGCCTGGAGCAACCTGATCACAATGGTGGTTCCTTTGGTTTGGTGAGTGAGAAGTTGGATGAAATTGAATCTTGTGTCAGATATGAACCTTGGATGGGGCAATCTCACATCATTCCTTCAAATCCAAATTACACACCGTACGGCAAAGAAGACGGATTTTTCCTGGCTCAGGACTCAAACCAGCCAAAG CCGCAGGAGTGTACTGATCGAGGAACTGGTGATGGGAATGTACTCTCTGAAGGTCTCAATGTGGACAGCGGTCcaataaattttgaaagtgCTGATGAAATATTTGGCTGTTCACAAGCTGCCACAAGATACCCTCTTGAAGATGGAGGAATGGACTGTCTGTTGATGGATAAAAAACTATCAGTCACCGAATCCAGCTCACTTATTGAGAGTGCCTTAGAG GCATCATCATCAATTCAACAAGATTGTGTGGCTTTTCAGTCATCTAGGACTGGTGGATCAGTTAGTATGTTGCCGGTTATGAACAGTAACACAAACTGTGCACTTATGAATCCTAGCAGCACTGGCAACATCAGTCTGGGATTTCCTCAGGGTCAAGTTCATTCAAGCATACCTCTTCAATTAGGCAACATTGTGGGTGAAAATAGTTCTACTGAATATCAAGACTGCGGGATATCGGCAATGTTTTTGCCGGGTGAAATCCCCTGGGAATCAAATTTGGAGGGTACATGCCCACAAGCAAGGGATAAGGCTAAAATGAGATacaatgagaaaaagaaaactcgAAC GTTTGGTAAGCAAATAAGATATGCATCTCGCAAAGCAAGGGCTGATACAAGAAAACGTGTGAAAGGTAGATTTGTTAAAGCAGGCGAAGCATATGATTATGACCCTCTTGTGACAAGGGAGGTCTAA
- the LOC114183007 gene encoding zinc finger protein CONSTANS-LIKE 12 isoform X2, whose product MEPMCEFCWAVRAVVYCKSDSARLCLHCDGCVHSANSLSRRHSRSLLCDKCNSQPAMIRCMDHKLSSCQVCDWNPNDCSAVGHRRLTLNCYSGCPSLTEFSRMWSFVFEVSSSQGGWESVSTLPKSESCTSLEQPDHNGGSFGLVSEKLDEIESCVRYEPWMGQSHIIPSNPNYTPYGKEDGFFLAQDSNQPKPQECTDRGTGDGNVLSEGLNVDSGPINFESADEIFGCSQAATRYPLEDGGMDCLLMDKKLSVTESSSLIESALEASSSIQQDCVAFQSSRTGGSVSMLPVMNSNTNCALMNPSSTGNISLGFPQGQVHSSIPLQLGNIVGENSSTEYQDCGISAMFLPGEIPWESNLEGTCPQARDKAKMRYNEKKKTRTYAPLILYIFYGLVSK is encoded by the exons ATGGAACCTATGTGTGAGTTTTGTTGGGCTGTGAGAGCTGTGGTATACTGCAAGTCAGATTCTGCTCGTCTCTGCTTGCATTGCGATGGTTGTGTGCACTCTGCAAATTCTCTGTCTCGCAGGCATTCGCGTTCTCTCCTTTGTGATAAGTGCAATTCCCAGCCAGCAATGATAAGATGCATGGATCATAAGTTGTCCTCGTGTCAAGTTTGTGACTGGAACCCGAATGATTGTTCTGCAGTGGGACATAGGCGTCTCACACTGAATTGTTACTCTGGTTGTCCTTCTTTGACTGAGTTTTCTAGGATGTGGTCCTTTGTTTTTGAAGTTAGTTCTTCACAAGGTGGTTGGGAATCTGTTAGCACTTTGCCAAAAAGTGAGAGCTGCACTAGCCTGGAGCAACCTGATCACAATGGTGGTTCCTTTGGTTTGGTGAGTGAGAAGTTGGATGAAATTGAATCTTGTGTCAGATATGAACCTTGGATGGGGCAATCTCACATCATTCCTTCAAATCCAAATTACACACCGTACGGCAAAGAAGACGGATTTTTCCTGGCTCAGGACTCAAACCAGCCAAAG CCGCAGGAGTGTACTGATCGAGGAACTGGTGATGGGAATGTACTCTCTGAAGGTCTCAATGTGGACAGCGGTCcaataaattttgaaagtgCTGATGAAATATTTGGCTGTTCACAAGCTGCCACAAGATACCCTCTTGAAGATGGAGGAATGGACTGTCTGTTGATGGATAAAAAACTATCAGTCACCGAATCCAGCTCACTTATTGAGAGTGCCTTAGAG GCATCATCATCAATTCAACAAGATTGTGTGGCTTTTCAGTCATCTAGGACTGGTGGATCAGTTAGTATGTTGCCGGTTATGAACAGTAACACAAACTGTGCACTTATGAATCCTAGCAGCACTGGCAACATCAGTCTGGGATTTCCTCAGGGTCAAGTTCATTCAAGCATACCTCTTCAATTAGGCAACATTGTGGGTGAAAATAGTTCTACTGAATATCAAGACTGCGGGATATCGGCAATGTTTTTGCCGGGTGAAATCCCCTGGGAATCAAATTTGGAGGGTACATGCCCACAAGCAAGGGATAAGGCTAAAATGAGATacaatgagaaaaagaaaactcgAACGTATGCACCCTTAATTCTCTACATATTTTATG GTTTGGTAAGCAAATAA